In Calothrix sp. PCC 7507, one DNA window encodes the following:
- the fabG gene encoding 3-oxoacyl-[acyl-carrier-protein] reductase, with the protein MVVLSENLPNLQGKVAIITGASRGIGRAIAQELARYGANVVINYASSSAAADSLVTEITAAKNQAFAEGVGEAIALQADVSQVDQVDALFNAVIDKFKRIDILVNNAGITRDTLLLRMKPEDWQAVIDLNLTGVFLCTRAASKVMLKQRSGRIINIASVAGQMGNPGQANYSAAKAGVIGFTKTVAKELASRGITVNAVAPGFIATDMTSNLSNTEEILKYIPLGRYGQPEEVAGMVRFLAADPAAAYITGQVFNVDGGMVMA; encoded by the coding sequence ATGGTTGTTTTGAGTGAAAATTTACCAAACTTACAGGGAAAAGTAGCAATTATTACTGGTGCGTCACGGGGAATTGGGCGAGCGATCGCCCAAGAATTAGCTAGGTACGGAGCCAATGTCGTGATTAATTATGCTAGTTCTAGCGCCGCTGCTGACAGCTTAGTTACAGAAATTACAGCAGCAAAAAATCAGGCGTTCGCCGAAGGCGTTGGCGAAGCCATCGCCCTGCAAGCTGATGTTTCCCAAGTTGATCAAGTAGATGCATTATTTAACGCCGTCATCGATAAATTTAAACGTATTGATATTTTAGTCAACAATGCAGGTATCACTCGCGACACACTGCTCTTACGGATGAAGCCAGAAGATTGGCAAGCCGTCATCGACCTCAACCTCACTGGTGTTTTCTTATGTACACGAGCCGCCAGTAAAGTCATGCTCAAACAACGTTCTGGACGGATTATCAACATTGCCTCCGTTGCTGGTCAAATGGGCAACCCTGGTCAAGCAAACTATAGCGCCGCCAAAGCAGGTGTGATTGGCTTTACCAAAACCGTTGCCAAAGAACTTGCTTCCCGTGGGATTACCGTTAACGCCGTCGCCCCTGGATTTATCGCCACCGACATGACCAGTAATCTCAGCAACACCGAAGAAATTCTCAAATACATTCCCCTCGGTCGCTACGGTCAACCAGAGGAAGTTGCTGGAATGGTGCGTTTTCTTGCCGCTGATCCCGCCGCCGCCTACATTACCGGACAAGTCTTTAACGTTGATGGTGGCATGGTAATGGCTTAG
- a CDS encoding ABC transporter ATP-binding protein produces the protein MIEVEHLSKTYGSTPAIADVTFSVEPGEILGFLGPNGAGKTTTMRILAGYLPATKGTAKIAGYDVHKNSLAVRQRIGYLPETPPLYPEMTVEGFLHFVARIKGVSAGDRPAKVQAAIERCNLQEKQRVIIRKLSKGYRQRVGIAQAIVHDPPAIILDEPTVGLDPRQIIEVRNLIKSLAGTHTIILSTHILPEVSMTCSRVAIINRGKIVATNTPENLMTQLTGGSGYELEIAGEAALAKQVLQNVPGVSLVESIPTALMHSHIPVQENRAYLRVISQPGQEPGQEITIALVRSGFGLHEMRRVSATLEDVFLQLTTEEKNVEPIEDSADKEGEAA, from the coding sequence ATGATTGAAGTTGAGCATCTGAGTAAAACCTACGGTTCTACACCAGCGATCGCTGATGTCACTTTTAGCGTCGAACCAGGGGAAATCCTCGGGTTTTTAGGCCCTAATGGCGCTGGCAAAACTACAACTATGCGGATTTTAGCTGGTTACTTACCTGCAACTAAGGGTACAGCGAAGATTGCTGGGTATGATGTCCATAAGAATTCTCTGGCTGTGCGCCAACGAATTGGTTATTTACCCGAAACGCCACCGTTATATCCAGAGATGACGGTAGAGGGATTTTTACACTTTGTCGCCAGAATTAAGGGAGTATCAGCAGGCGATCGCCCCGCGAAAGTGCAAGCAGCCATTGAACGCTGCAATTTACAAGAAAAGCAGCGAGTGATTATTCGCAAGCTTTCTAAAGGATATCGCCAAAGAGTGGGGATTGCTCAGGCGATCGTCCACGATCCACCAGCGATTATCCTTGATGAACCCACCGTAGGACTTGATCCTCGACAAATCATTGAAGTGCGGAATTTAATTAAAAGCCTGGCGGGAACCCACACCATCATTCTTTCTACGCATATTTTGCCAGAAGTCAGCATGACCTGTAGCCGCGTTGCCATCATCAATCGCGGCAAAATAGTAGCAACTAACACTCCAGAAAATCTCATGACCCAGTTGACAGGTGGGTCTGGATATGAATTAGAAATTGCTGGAGAAGCTGCCCTAGCAAAACAGGTACTGCAAAATGTACCAGGTGTCAGTCTGGTAGAATCTATTCCTACAGCCCTGATGCATAGTCATATCCCCGTGCAGGAAAATCGTGCTTATCTGCGGGTAATTTCACAACCAGGACAAGAACCAGGACAAGAAATCACCATTGCCTTAGTGCGTTCAGGATTTGGTTTACATGAAATGCGTCGTGTCAGCGCCACCCTCGAAGATGTGTTCTTGCAACTAACCACAGAAGAAAAAAACGTCGAACCTATTGAAGACTCAGCAGACAAAGAAGGAGAAGCAGCATAA
- the purU gene encoding formyltetrahydrofolate deformylase: protein MTNPTATLLIFCPDQRGLVAKIANFIYANGGNIIHADQHTDFAAGLFLSRIEWQLTGFNLPRDLIAPAFSAIAQPLGAKWELHFSDTVPRIAIWVSRQDHCLFDLIWRQRANEFVAEIPLIISNHPDLKVVAEQFNIDYCHIPITKDNKSEQEAKQLELLRQYDIDLVVLAKYMQIVSADFIAQFPQIINIHHSFLPAFVGANPYHRAFERGVKIIGATAHYATADLDAGPIIEQDVVRVSHRDEVEDLIRKGKDLERVVLARAVRSHLRNRVLVYGNRTVVFE, encoded by the coding sequence ATGACCAATCCAACAGCAACATTACTCATTTTCTGTCCCGATCAACGAGGATTGGTAGCAAAAATTGCCAATTTTATCTATGCTAATGGCGGTAATATTATCCATGCAGATCAGCATACAGACTTTGCGGCTGGGTTATTTCTCTCTCGGATTGAATGGCAATTAACAGGGTTTAATTTACCACGAGATTTGATTGCACCTGCATTTAGTGCGATCGCTCAACCTTTAGGTGCTAAATGGGAACTACACTTTTCTGATACTGTGCCACGTATTGCCATTTGGGTAAGTCGGCAAGACCATTGTCTATTCGATTTAATTTGGCGACAACGTGCTAATGAATTTGTGGCAGAAATTCCACTCATTATCAGTAATCATCCTGACTTAAAGGTAGTAGCGGAGCAGTTTAATATCGACTATTGTCACATTCCCATAACTAAGGATAATAAATCAGAACAGGAAGCCAAACAGCTAGAATTGCTGCGCCAATACGATATTGATTTGGTTGTATTAGCGAAATATATGCAAATTGTTAGTGCCGATTTTATTGCACAATTTCCGCAAATTATTAATATTCATCATTCATTTTTACCTGCTTTTGTGGGAGCTAATCCCTATCACAGAGCTTTTGAACGCGGGGTGAAAATTATTGGTGCAACTGCTCATTATGCGACTGCTGATTTAGATGCAGGCCCAATAATTGAACAGGATGTAGTCAGAGTCAGCCACCGCGATGAGGTTGAGGATTTGATTAGAAAAGGTAAGGACTTAGAGCGGGTTGTATTAGCAAGAGCAGTGCGATCGCATCTGCGAAATCGCGTATTGGTATATGGGAATAGGACGGTAGTCTTTGAGTAA
- a CDS encoding Gldg family protein translates to MTNDMKNRIWQYLFWFGPFLLVAGLTAGLVSEKWGPIPLAFLITGIVISGLWVIWQSQQSQWWTRRSILASTNALIATLAVLAILGLINFLGTRYHLRTDLTETQLFTLAPQSRELARSLPQPVKIWVFDVIQNPQDRELLENYRRQNSKFQFEYVNPQDRPGLAEKFGVKDYGEIYLESQDKKQLVQVVNENERLSEVKLTNRLQQLTSTSTAKVYFLQGHGEHQLAAAEGGMSQAVQGLGDKNYTTSPLNLAEKSKVPDDAAVLVVAGPKRELFDSEIKALQDYLNRGGNLLLMIDPNTDPKLNSLLQNWGIRLDNRLAVDVSGGVGLGPAVPLVTDYGQHPITKDFGNGISFYRLARPLETTPVAGVIATPILRTKPYPNSWAESDLKSEKLEFNPNKDLKGPLTLGVALTRKLAAKSNPTPSSPTATTESRLVVLGNSDFATDGLFQKQLNGDVFLNSVTWLSQQDQQPLSIRPKEAKNRRINLTAAQANLLTLSSLLVLPLIGLSAGAIIWWNRR, encoded by the coding sequence ATGACAAATGACATGAAAAATAGAATTTGGCAATATCTGTTTTGGTTCGGTCCCTTCCTATTGGTTGCAGGCTTAACAGCTGGGTTAGTTTCCGAAAAGTGGGGGCCAATCCCGTTAGCATTTCTCATCACAGGAATTGTCATTAGCGGGTTGTGGGTGATATGGCAAAGCCAACAAAGTCAATGGTGGACTCGGCGTTCTATCCTAGCCAGTACGAATGCCTTGATTGCAACTCTAGCAGTATTAGCAATTTTAGGACTGATTAACTTTTTAGGTACTCGCTACCACCTGCGGACAGACTTAACAGAAACTCAGTTGTTTACCCTCGCCCCCCAATCACGGGAACTGGCGCGATCGCTACCACAGCCAGTTAAAATATGGGTATTTGATGTTATCCAAAATCCCCAAGACCGGGAACTGTTAGAAAATTATCGCCGACAAAACTCAAAGTTTCAGTTTGAGTACGTTAACCCCCAGGACAGACCGGGATTAGCAGAGAAGTTTGGTGTCAAAGATTATGGTGAAATTTATTTAGAATCCCAAGATAAAAAACAATTAGTGCAGGTGGTGAATGAGAATGAAAGGCTATCGGAAGTTAAGTTAACTAATCGCCTGCAACAACTCACCAGCACCAGCACAGCTAAAGTTTATTTCCTCCAAGGACACGGCGAACACCAACTTGCAGCCGCAGAGGGAGGAATGTCTCAAGCGGTTCAGGGATTAGGTGACAAAAATTACACTACATCACCGCTGAATCTCGCGGAAAAATCAAAAGTTCCTGATGATGCTGCTGTATTAGTAGTAGCTGGCCCCAAACGAGAATTATTTGACAGCGAAATCAAAGCCTTACAAGACTATCTCAATCGCGGCGGTAACTTGCTGCTGATGATTGATCCCAATACTGATCCCAAACTCAATAGCCTGCTACAAAATTGGGGAATTCGTCTGGATAATCGTTTAGCCGTCGATGTTTCTGGGGGTGTAGGATTAGGCCCTGCGGTGCCTTTAGTCACAGATTACGGTCAACACCCAATCACCAAAGATTTTGGCAACGGCATTTCTTTTTATCGGTTAGCACGACCTTTAGAAACTACTCCGGTAGCTGGTGTTATTGCTACGCCTATACTGCGAACTAAACCTTATCCTAACAGTTGGGCAGAAAGCGATTTGAAAAGCGAAAAACTGGAGTTTAACCCCAATAAAGACCTCAAAGGGCCTTTGACCTTGGGTGTCGCTTTGACAAGAAAACTAGCAGCTAAATCTAACCCTACTCCCTCATCCCCCACTGCTACTACCGAATCAAGGTTAGTAGTGTTAGGAAATTCAGATTTTGCCACTGATGGTTTATTTCAAAAGCAGCTAAATGGAGACGTTTTTCTCAACTCAGTCACTTGGCTAAGTCAACAAGACCAGCAACCCCTTTCAATCCGCCCCAAAGAAGCAAAAAACCGTCGGATTAACCTGACAGCAGCCCAAGCCAATCTTTTAACGTTATCGTCTCTATTAGTTTTACCTCTAATTGGGTTGTCAGCAGGAGCCATTATCTGGTGGAACCGACGGTAG
- a CDS encoding DUF4340 domain-containing protein, translating to MTKTTLILIFLALGLGSFVYFYEIQGATRREDVKEKKQQIFSFTADDVQSLIITTQKVNLTLERNGKSNNPKWLLKTPISEPANDAIVSYLLDLLVPAKSNYSLSVSANQKREFGLDKPQTTINLLLKNQKSHQLILGKPDFNRRFLYAQADPSVKPDGNIDVLLVSTDFENAVNRDISEWKQPVENSKKQSLPNFENPTPAGKK from the coding sequence ATGACAAAAACAACTTTAATTTTGATATTCCTAGCGCTGGGTCTGGGTAGTTTTGTCTATTTCTACGAAATTCAAGGTGCGACTCGACGAGAAGATGTTAAAGAGAAAAAACAGCAAATTTTCTCGTTTACAGCCGATGATGTGCAGTCTTTGATAATTACAACTCAAAAGGTAAATCTGACTCTAGAACGTAATGGTAAGTCGAATAACCCTAAGTGGTTGCTTAAAACTCCAATATCAGAGCCTGCAAATGATGCTATTGTTTCCTATTTGTTAGATTTGTTGGTTCCAGCTAAAAGTAATTACTCTTTATCAGTCTCCGCTAACCAAAAAAGAGAATTTGGTTTAGATAAACCCCAGACAACTATTAATCTTCTTCTCAAGAATCAGAAAAGCCATCAGTTAATTTTGGGTAAGCCTGATTTTAACCGTCGTTTCTTATATGCTCAAGCTGACCCATCTGTGAAACCTGATGGTAATATAGATGTGCTGTTGGTATCTACAGATTTTGAAAATGCTGTAAATCGTGACATATCAGAGTGGAAACAACCTGTAGAAAATAGTAAAAAACAGTCTCTACCAAACTTTGAAAACCCGACTCCAGCAGGCAAAAAATAG
- a CDS encoding ABC transporter permease yields the protein MGIVIGNIIAIYRRELQSYFVSPLAYAIAGVFWFIAGLFLVMILLGPDGILPAVAAYDLQGQQLGVTIPPIDVPYEFVRAFLDRMGWLLLFILPILSMGLYAEERKRGTLELLATSPVTNWAVAVGKLLGVLTFFISMVAPMLAFEAFAINSANPPMPLVILLLGHFGLILLAAAILSLGMFISSLTDSTILSAVLTFAVILLLLFIDVIAKNIGGSIGEALGYFSLLKHYNTLIQGIFDTSALILFGSYIFLGIFLTSQSIDALRFQRQ from the coding sequence ATGGGTATAGTAATTGGCAATATTATTGCCATTTATCGCCGAGAGTTACAGAGTTATTTTGTATCACCTTTAGCGTATGCGATCGCCGGCGTGTTTTGGTTCATAGCCGGGTTATTTTTAGTGATGATTTTGTTGGGGCCAGATGGCATTTTACCAGCAGTTGCCGCATACGATTTACAAGGACAACAACTAGGAGTCACAATACCGCCCATAGATGTCCCCTACGAATTTGTCCGGGCATTTTTAGATCGCATGGGTTGGTTATTGTTGTTCATACTGCCAATTCTTTCAATGGGACTTTATGCAGAAGAACGCAAACGGGGCACTTTAGAACTTCTAGCCACGTCACCAGTCACAAACTGGGCGGTAGCTGTGGGTAAATTATTAGGAGTGCTAACTTTCTTCATCTCGATGGTTGCACCCATGCTAGCGTTTGAAGCATTTGCCATCAATAGCGCCAATCCACCAATGCCCCTAGTAATTCTCTTACTAGGTCATTTCGGATTAATATTACTGGCAGCTGCAATTTTATCATTGGGAATGTTTATTTCCTCCTTAACCGATAGTACAATCCTCTCTGCCGTCCTCACCTTCGCAGTCATTTTATTGTTATTGTTCATTGATGTCATTGCCAAAAATATTGGTGGTTCCATAGGAGAAGCCTTGGGTTATTTTTCATTACTGAAACATTACAACACCCTGATTCAAGGAATTTTTGACACCAGCGCCTTGATTCTCTTTGGCAGTTACATTTTTTTGGGCATTTTTCTCACATCACAATCAATTGATGCACTGCGCTTCCAGCGTCAGTAG